TGATgtttgtaagaaatgtaagtgtgaCGTGGAGGCGGGTGGCTGAAGGAAGGGGGTACCCGAGcgtttgggtgtgggaaggcagaggggaagaggtgggtgatGGTGGAGTATAAACATGGCATGTGGGAGATTTAGGGGGCCAGGACAGGAGACAGAGGGTGATGCAGTGAGGGAAGAAGTCATGGGGAGAGCTCGTTGTGTGTGGTGACTcaggcagggaatgggggtgaAGAAGTCAGAGCAGGTAGTTGGGGTAACTCAGGATACGGGgtgaactgtcccagactgaaggcACCGGGTGCAGGTCAGTTGAAAGTCTGGGGTTGTGGATGTCACAGGAGGAAAATACTGAAATAGGATTTCACAAATGAGGGCACGTTCTCCTCTCACTTATATGTTTATCACAAGAATAGTTAGACCACTACCCAGATTCCCACCGCAGCTAAACCCCATGAGTAAATGGCTGCTGTGGAACCTAAACACGGCTGAAACCTTTTTAAGACAGAGAAATCCCATGGACTTTGAAGGAAGTGGGGATTTTGGCCTTTTTTGTACTGAAAgttgtttttcttccttcaaTATTAGAAAACAATCCAAATTGTTTCTGCCTCTGTCACAGCAATTTCTTAAAGACATTGGTTTGTGTCAACATAAGAAAAGAGACCCAAGGCAGGTTCCTTACATTGTGTAAACCATAACTCCATGAGCTTAAAAGGAGCTGCACTGAGGACAAGAAGCCACAGGCTTtacctgcaggaagggaggtttaggctggacatcaggaaacacttcccaactgtcagaatGGAGAAACACTGGGGAAATTGCCAAGGAattttgtggaatctccatcgctggagatatttaagaagaagtGAGATAGACACCAactggggatgatctagatggtgtctggtcctggcaaaagggcagaggactggaattGATGACATCTCAAAGTCCTTCCCAGTTCTTTTGTTTTacgattctatgagtctatgacttGCACGTAAAGATATAATGTAAAACAAGTATAGGGGTTCTCTGCCAGAGGAACCACCAGGTGAAATTCTCTACCCTGCGGTATCAGAATGGATGATCAAAAAGATCCTTTATGGCCTTTTCACCAGTGACTCCACGATGAGCACTTTGGTGTTCTACCACAGATATCTGTGCACGTGCAAAATGTCATGGAAGTCAAGACATCTGTCCTGTGAAATTTGTCTTCAGCCATTGAATGATTGTGATGAGGCCACTGCAGGAGTATTTCATCCAGTTCTTTCCCCTCAATGTAGAAAGAACGGGGATGCCTTGGAGAAGGTTTCATGAAGGAGAACCAACATGATTAGCGGGCTGGAGTACCTTACCTccgaggagaggatgagggatttaagcttatttagtttgaagaagaaaaatgtgAGGGGAATTTgagaacagccttcaacttcctgaagtgggggctgtaaagagaatggagaggggctgttccaAGTAGTGAcaaatggcaaaacaaggagcagtggtctgaagttattGAGCAAGAGGTGGagattggatatgaggaaaaactatttcagcaggacaATGAcaaatgcgttacctagagaaatggtggaatctccatgcttagaggtttttaagcccctgTGTGAAAAAtttcctggatgggatgattttgTTTTTGATCCTACTGTTGGCTATGGGTTGGaatccatgacctcctgaggtcccttccagacctaggattctacaACTGTACATGGTATGGAGCAGACCACCATTATTTGGCTTGGTGCAAGAGTAGTTTCTGTACTACTCTGTGGTCCTGTTGATTGATAATCCTCCCGTTCTCCCTGATGCGTAAGAATCACATCTGACTGTGGTTAGGGGCAGGGCCCGGGCACCAGTCGCTCCGGAACATACTGGGTGATGGATCCATGCACTTTTAAATCAGCCAGGCACTGGGCTATTGCCCCACAGCAGGCATGCTACATAGTCTGATTATGGGACCTTCTCCTCGGTGGGTCAGTGGTAACCCCAATGCTCTGgtgcagccccacagagctgggtGGGGTCTCCCTTGGGAACACAGCTCTCTCTGGGTCGAGGCTGGCCCATGGGTCTCAGCAGTGCaccatcacccccccacccccgcagcccacAAGGAACAAGGTGGGGGACTCAATTGAGGACCTTCTCCGTCAGAATCGCTGCTTAACACAGGTGTAGGGTGGCTCAGCAAGGCGAGCTGTCCCGTTGGGTTGCACACATACAGTGACCCCTCACCAGGGAAGAAATCACTGCTTCTGTTGGCAGGTCTGTGTCATGGATCATCTGTAATTATGGCTCTTTCCTGTCCCTGGGGGCTGTTTACAAGAGGAACACATCTGTATACGCTCAGACGTATTCATTCCCTTCGGTGGAGACAATATTTTTTACCCTGATATGCCATTGGAGAGGGACCAGCAgtgggcagcaaaaatgattaggggactggagcacatgacctatgaggagacgctgaggttgggcttatttagtttacaaaagagaagggtGAAGTTGAACATGGTCTCatgttacagtgggggaagtctatgTTGGATATAAGGCAAACCTATTTCcctaggagggaggtgaagcactggaatgtgttaatgagagaggtggtggaatctctgtccctagaggtttcttaagtcctggcttgacagagccctctctgggatgatttaggtggttTAGGCCTACTTTGGGTAGGTGGAtagactcgatgacttcctgaggtcccttccagacctaggtgTCTATGATTCTGTCATGTGTTGGCCCTTTACATGGCAAGTTATTTGTAAGTGCTGAAGAATGTTGTTAAAATTTAAGCTAGAGGGAACAAGTGGAAATTTATTCAAGAGACACtaggaaaaaaatccaaagccCTAACATAAATTGCTGCACTAGACTGTCAGCGGAGGACAAGGAGAACCCTAAATCTTCGTTTCTGTTGAGTGGGATGGACTGTTTTGGAGGATGGTTTTCTCAGAGTGTGGTCTGTCCagcccctctttcttctcttgatttgaacgtcaagtggttcttctcCCGCTACTGCTTGCACAAAATGTCTAAATTTAAAATGGAATTGTACACAGGGGCACGACATTCTGATGAACTCTCATGAAAATGTAGATAGTGAACTTTTCGGGGGAAGTggaaaaaatgcttttatttCTATTTTCCATGGAGCCTTAGAAGACATAAGGCCCCTTaaaaggacaaaatgtaaatggcaaAAGACAATGTCGTTGAAAATAATTACATCtattgaaatatatatatatatatatatatatatatatatatatatgcatgtcCATCACTTGTCTTGTTTTCaataacatatttttattttctaatgttTCCAATTGCATGAAAAGTGGTTGTTTGCTAGTTTTCTGAATGTTCccatcacctctttgttcctTAGAGTGTACAGAATGGGATTCAGCAATGGTATCAGAATTGTGTTCATGAGTGAAATCATTAGACCACTCTCCCACGTGGAGCTAGATTTGGGCACAAGGTATGTGAAAAAGACTGTTCCATAGAAGAAACTCACCAGGATGAGGTGGGatgagcaggtggagaaggctttacgccttccctccaccgatggcagcttgaggaggGTGTAGATAATGCGGACATAGGACAGGATTATCAGGAAGAAAGTGCTTATGAGGAATACCAAGGATTTACTCAACATCAAAATCTTCTCTATGGATGTGTTGGTGCAGGCCATCTTCAGCACTGGTGGGAGATCACACAGAAAGTTATCGATACGATTGGAcacacagaagggcaggctgaagatccatGAGACCTCAGCAACTTTCACTGAGACAACGCTGAACCacaaagcacctgccagccttGCACACAGTTGGTtactcatgatggttgtgtagtgcagggggtgacatatggccgcatagcggtcgtaggccatggctacgAGCAGGCAGAAATCTATGACACCTGTGCTGGTGATTACAACCATCTGGACTGCACAGCCTGTAAcagagatggtcttttcctccaccagcagGTGAACCaggagctgagggaccacactgttGGTGTAGCAGAAATCCAAGACAGacaggttcaacaagaagaaataCATGGGAGTGTGGAGGGAAGGGCTGAACTTTATAACAAGGATAATGAACATGTTCCCTAACACGGTCACCAGGTAAATGACCAGAAGCACCAGAAACAGAAGCATCTGCAACTTGCCAAGGGATgaaaaccccaccaggatgaacacgTCAGAGGtagtctggttccctccagggtctgTCCCAGAATACGTCATCTGTATTGgtgacagaggaagagattgaatCTGAGGCATATAACACATATGAATGTAAATCAAACAATGTGGAAAGGTTTTCTCTCTGATTGGcatgctttcctttctttctgttatctacagttttgttcaacatataTATGTGATCAAAGCAGACGAAATTCTCACCTCGCTCATATTTCAATCACGAGAATAGTTACACTGATGCAAGGATTCCTAATTCTATTTTCGCTCACGTAAGCGTGGGCTACTCACACAAGGCAACTGATGCCTCTGAGACCAACATTTGAAAGCCTTTGGAGAATGAGGAGCACAATGAATGTGGAAAACAATAGGGGACTGTAACCCTTGGTTTGCTGTAAATGTTCTTTCCGAGTATTAGAGAACAAATTATGATTCTGCCTTTGTCATAACCATGTCCAGAATGGGTTGGTTTCTCACAATATAAACACAAAAGACCAATTGTCACTTCCTTAGCTGCTGCAAATCTTGGAAGATCCATGAGTGGGGATAAAAGTAGTTTTCCAATGTAGCTTCTGGTTCACTATGTCCGTGTCTAAAcgggcacgctacttcgaagtagcggcgccaacttcgaagtagcgcccgtcacgactacacgtgttgggcgctatttcgaagttgaaatcgacgttaggtggcaagacgtcgaagtcgctaaccccatgaggggatgggaatagctccctacttcgaagttgaacgtcgaagtagggcacgtgcagCCGAtatgcgtcccgcaacatcgaaatagcagggtccacggcggacatcagctgaggggttgagagacactctctctccagcccctgcggggctctatggtcaccgtgtgcagcagcccttagaccagggcttctggctgctgctgctgcagctggggatccatgctgcatgcccagggtctgcaaccagttgtcggctctgtggatcttgtgttgtttactgcaagtgtgtctgggaggggccctttaagggagcggcttgctgttgagtctgccctgtgaccctgtctgcagctgttcctggcacccttatttcgatgtgtgctactttgcctgaagacgttccctcgcagcgcctatttcgatgtgatgctgcccaacgtcgaagttgaacgtcaacattgccagccctggaggacgtgtagacgttattcattgaaatagcttatttcaatgtcgctacatcgaaataagctattttgatgtagcatgcacgtgtagacttagcctataacccctagatccctttctgcccttctgccttctagacagctgcttcccattctgtatgtttgaaactgattgttccttcctaagtggagcactttgcatttgtttttattaaatatcatcctgttttcctgaggccatttcttcaatttgtccagatcattttgaagcttgaccctatcctccaaagtagttgcaacccctcctagcttgggaacagatctctgtagtgtaactgcAGCCAAAAGGAattgcagaggggaaaaaaaaccctaattcTAACAAGCCTAGAGAAATCTGGTGGTTTCAAATGAAGCGTGTATGCCGAGAACAAtatcaaaaaaaccaaacaatgttCTCCAAATACAGAGAACTGGAGAAGAGGTGGGAATTCTTCTCTGCCCCTTAAGAGCTGATCTGATGAACCTACATTGACATTTGTGTCTTTTCAGCAACACAGTAAATGCAGAGGTGGCtgagaaatggaatttccatcccatgGCAAATTCTGATACCCTACTACTTTTTTGTGCCTGGATTTCATGTGAGGAGCAGAAATAGGTGAAGACCCAATTCCAGTTCAGAAGACTTAATAAGAAATATGATGTTAGAGATTTCTCCAGGAAAAAATCAGGAGAGTTGAACTAATTTGAAGAGAAGGGATTTTTATTGATTTGGTTGTGTTTGTGTGTTGGCTGATGTTTGGCCCACTATCAAATAATTGCACTAATTTACTCACCATTAGCTCTGAGGTGTGTAAAGATTCTTCTCACTGGCAGCTCTATGGTTTTTTTCGAGCTCTTCAAGATATCTAAAGAATCAATGTATATTGAAGAGAACATGAAAGCAGTAAAAAAGACATGTTAGGTGGTGAGGGCTGAGTGAATTTTAGCTAAAAGACACGAAATTCTTGGGCACCAGGTGCGGAGCATTTATTGTGGTTGTGTTTCCAGATTGGACAATTGTACGAGATGAGATCAGACTGAGCCCAACAGGCAGACCAGATTCAGATCTGTGTTCACAAACAACCTTAAGAAACAACATTTCTACTCATATTCCTGGACGATGATGAGTGTTGGAGAATAGACGGGAGTGGAGGCAACAGAGTGGAGAattatgaaatcatagaatcctagggctagaagagacctcaagatGTCACCAGGAAGAAACAGAATATACAGTAACTCTTGGTATAAATTAGCATCACACCCCTCAACTCAAGCTGTTTATGTGACCCAGGATTGTTTTCAAATGAACTCACAATGATAGATTTAGAGAGGAAGAGATCAACTGATATATTAAGTGATGGATTGCAAGGTGACCTGACacattagatagatagatagatagatagatacgaacACGAAGAAAATCCACGTACACTGCCGTACTAATATTATCGGTCCCTGTATAGAAAATAcaaattaaatttcatcctgtttacctgagaccatttctccaatttgtccagatcattttgaagcttgcccctatcctccaaagcagttgcaacccctcctagtttgggaacagatctctgtagcgtaACCCTAGCCAAAAGGAAtcactgagggaaaaaaaaagtgacatgATTTTGCTCCCGTTGCAGAGTGAGACATGACACTGATGGACTTTCGTGGGAGaatggctgggggctggagtcaTTCTTCTATCACTTACCTTGGTAAGGACGTGTGGTTGCATCTCCTAGCAGCAGACGCTGATGCTGTGGAAGGAAACAGAGGGGTTTCTTTTAATCCATTTGCTGGCTTCTGGGAGCATCTCCCCGATGGAAATTTCTTGTAAAAATGCTCAGAGGAAAAACAACACTGCTTCACACTGCAACACAAGTCATTTGGTCAATCATTTCATGGGAAGTTCTATATTCATCATCCTGTGTTTCTGCATGAAAATCATCATGGGATTCACTGTCTGTGCTCAATAGTGAGAGGCTGGTTTTGTCTGGAAGGAGGAATGATCTGTTCCAGACTACACTACACAATGACTCAGTGGCCCAGGCAGGAATAACCCCCAGGACTCATGACTTCAGGTCTCTGATGCTCAAAGTCTGGGCCCCACTCGTGTCTCAGACACACAGTGAGAACCCAGCAGCTCTGATTCCCACTCTACTCTCACCATttctccccacttcccttccaAAGCTGGGAACCGATCCCAGCAGTTCTCACTCCCAGATCCCCTTCCCAGACCATAGGGCCCATTTCCCTCCTGGAGGCCTACACCCAAAGCCCAGAGCAGGCAGTGGGATGGTTTCCTTTGGCTCCAGTCAGTTTGCACCAGGAACAGGGTCAGGACAAGCTCCCAGGTGCATTACAATAAACTCTATATGGGAGCAGAAGGGAGTCAGGGGGCCACATACTGCAGGGAGGGTGGTGAGGTGCCTGGGGCCATGTGTTGTAGGGAGGTGGGTGATGAGGTTAGCTAGGGGCTCTCTCATTTCTCAGCAAGCACTGATCCCATCACTCCAGCAAGGCCATGGGGGGCTGTGATGtcgggagtggggtggggtgctcaGTTGGGCACCTTCCCCCTCATCAGTGCTGTAGCAATGCCCCCCATGGCACGAGGGAGCTGAGTTAGAGGGACAGGCTGGAGAGCTCTGTGGATGGTCTCAGGTGGATGGATCCCAGTGCCCAGCTCAGCAGTTGGGTCGCTGCGTTGTGAGATATAAATAACAGAGGATggacccagcattgcttggggctTGAAGCAGAGTCATGGATTTCTGCTCATGTACTCGAGGTTTTGACGTCCTTGTTCTGTCTCTTTAAAGTCAAGTTTCTCCAGGCTCCTCAGTGTAGTTGGGTTGAGCTGTTGATTGTCTTCTTCTGTCCGTATGAGGACAACTTTCTCTGGGTCCCCTTTTCCATCTGATGAAAGACCCActtttctctgtgtttccagtccatgtcGTCTTTGCGTTGCATTTCTAACAATTATTGAATGGGtagttctgtgtgaatgggattgAGTTGGATCCaagagtggttttttttgtttaggcattttgccaaaaaaaaaaaagtctatcaaTGAGTTTTTCACTGTCTAACTTGTGTCACTTCCAATCAGAAAGTGCATTTACTCCTCTGTGTGTCTGCTGTcttgagccacgtctacacgtaccagctatttcgaagtagctgtgccaactttgaaatagcgcccgccacaccTACACATGGCAAGCACTATTTctaagttgaaatcaatgtaaggtggagagacgtcgaagtcgctatccctatctggagatgggaatagcgccctacttcgacgttgaacgtcggagTAGGGCAcatatagacgatccgcgtcccacaacatcaaaagagtggggtccgccatggtggtcattagctgaggggttgagagacgctctctccagcccctgagctctatggtcaccgcatgcagcagccccttaaagctccccgccccctgcagtcctgtgcaggaagctgagagcgcgtgcaggtggcagcactgccacacggccagcctgcacgcccacagcagcctcaaaccaccacccctgcagcaatGGCTGCTCGCCaaccccccaagcgcccccagggcaccccccaaggggacccagggctcccagacaacCAGCCAGACAGACagagaagaggcagcggggcccctcctggacggaggcagagatccgggacctgctggggggagggggcgaggaggaggtgctccaggtaatggggagcaagaggtggaacgcggatgcgttcgctcagctggccaagggcctggctgcctggggtcaccctgcccacactcctgaccacatcaggagtaaggttaaagagctgcggcagggttacgcccaggcccgggatgtggccagctcatctggggccacccccgtcacttgccccttttacagggagctcagatccatcctgggccccggtacacctcctcctcccccggccAGTCTTGACGcattggccgatgagccccagcaggccccggagacggagtccgccccggaggcaagccctgcaccccaggaggccccccaggagcccacccttgggatgccggaggaggaggagggtgagtcctcctccagcaatggggggctccggatcgccgtccgtctcagagctccagcagggcgtccgcccagagggtgtcccccgaccatgggagtggaccatcaggtatgtacccccccggtgcacacccccggggttaaggggaggggacaagaggcatgaccagggccctccacatgcccagatgaccatggtcccaaggacagcagtggcatgtccctcagaaaagtgcatcagcccctgcccccaagcaggacagcgccatgccccatccctggggatggggggagcagaacctaggtccccgggggggggggtgggacacccatcagcagcagcagcatttcccggggacggggaaccagcagcagaagggtggggggacaagggacacaggtcagggcccacactaacggctgtctccactcttcttcccccctgtgttcctcagctgcaccaccaGAGGGCCCgcagagcgccggcgaggtgtccgtggtcccggagagcccactggggccatcccagcaggccagcccctcggcggagcacagaccagccccaggactgggccgacggtggagccaccagaggacggccacggacccccagctgctcgcaaccctccagcgtcagctggaggtgtcagagcggcgcctgtgggtggaggagtggctgctggagctccaagacagagcactggcctggtgccaggaggcatggggggcctccATGcacacattcgagcgcatagcagaacacctggcccccccatgccacgccgcctgccgctctgcccgccgctctggccgccactccacccgctgctccacccgctgctccgaccacCGCTCCGACTGCCGtcccactgccgtccgccaccctggggcctgccgccgagggggacctggggcctgcagacacccgcaggccgtatctgccggttcgcccagcccccacccagcctcgaccaggtctcctgccaaggcgagggtcgcgccctccaaccccggtcGCCAGACAGTaggggtgcggggctgaggacgtgccccccccctttgtacatatcccccattatttgtatatagtttgtgttggacccctgttctattatggtacctgcccccccatgtaaatagttccccccttttttatatatatatatatagtattaataagacatttcactatttttggtttcaaaaaacaggtccatttatttccaagaaaagtggggggggtgctcttgggtgctctgcggtgtgggcatgggggcagggagtgtcgtagaggatgggggggtgcagtgggtggcctgccagcattcaccccatggcctggtcaaaatgggcccacagggcctcccagacccagatcccctcagggtccacctggcaactggggagcagcgggtggctgcacgtcggccctccCAGccgccacagcccagccctgaaagaaggcctctcccttgctctccagcaggttgtggagtgcgctgtgcatgcccacaacctgggggatgttggtgggtctTGCAtcaaggagggtgaggagacacctccagcgccctttgaagtggccaaaagtgcacttgaccacctggcatgcatggttcaactGTGTGTTGAAccgctgctggctggctgtgagatggctcgtgtaagggtgcatgagccagggccggagggggtacgccgcatctgcgacgacacagaggggcatggtggtgtcccccacagggatctcccactggggtatgtaggtccccacctgcagccggcggcacaggcccaaatttctaaacacccaggtgtcgtgggtgctgccaggccagccaacataaatgtccaggaagcggccccggctgtccaccaagggctggaggaccaccgaaaggtagccctttctgttgaggaagcatcctccactgtgctccagggcacggatggggatatgagtcccatccagagcccaaagcagtttgggaagcccaggctggcaaaccccgcgatggcagcacccgggtccccaagcctcacgagcctgtggaggagcagggcattgattgcgcagacgacctgcaggggaagtacatgagagagcaccagtgaggggtgtgcagggtgtgtctggccctccaccccagggctccctcagggctcccccccagggctcctcccccagggccaccccccaggccctcttacctccatgaggacggccccgacagtggccttgcccacgccaaactgctgccctacagatcggtagctgtgtggagtggccagcttccagacagtgatacCGACcagtttctcgacgctgagggcacgtcacatggaggtgtcctggtgcctcagtgcgaggGTCAactactggcagagctccaggaatgtctgctggctcatgtggaagttctggagccagctgtcgttgtcccactcgccgagcaccagctgctcccaccagtcggtgctggtggggtagctctacagccggcggcatgtgtggCAGGGGCGGGGTCAGAGGGCAGAAGGGCCTGgagttgcttcctcctcccctgggggcagctcctcttccatgaataaaagcTGGTCAGaagcctcctgcatagcattgagcagggcaagcacccctcctgcaggggcgggtgtgtggacctctggctgctgctactgctgctgctgctgctgccgggggacCATGACTGTgttgctcgaggtgtgtgtgcctatggctctgcagaccgcgtgctgtgcaggctgagtgtgtctgggagggaccctttaagggagcggctagctgttgtcccagaagtgctagtccgccctgtaaccctgtctgcagctgttcc
The window above is part of the Carettochelys insculpta isolate YL-2023 chromosome 32, ASM3395843v1, whole genome shotgun sequence genome. Proteins encoded here:
- the LOC142004897 gene encoding olfactory receptor 10A4-like; this translates as MTYSGTDPGGNQTTSDVFILVGFSSLGKLQMLLFLVLLVIYLVTVLGNMFIILVIKFSPSLHTPMYFFLLNLSVLDFCYTNSVVPQLLVHLLVEEKTISVTGCAVQMVVITSTGVIDFCLLVAMAYDRYAAICHPLHYTTIMSNQLCARLAGALWFSVVSVKVAEVSWIFSLPFCVSNRIDNFLCDLPPVLKMACTNTSIEKILMLSKSLVFLISTFFLIILSYVRIIYTLLKLPSVEGRRKAFSTCSSHLILVSFFYGTVFFTYLVPKSSSTWESVLNMACTNTSIEKILLLSKSLVFLISTFFLIILSYVRIIYTILKMPSVEGRRKAFSTCSSHLILGPDVF